The Bacteroidota bacterium genome window below encodes:
- the ppx gene encoding exopolyphosphatase: protein METLGAIDIGTNSFHLVVAQIHSNKSFTVLTKDKEVVRLGNASNDMKYITEEAMQRGISVLKRFKLVCQSFEVEKIRAVATSATREAINKDEFIRRVKHDTGIEIEVISGNEEARLIYLGALQALPIYNEKVLVIDIGGGSTEFLIGKRGNIKYANSIKLGAVRMTQKFFPDDKVKKSSIEEARLFVKGVITQVVREIKNEEYDLVVGTSGTISNIGFLIRADNKFEFEDNISMNKYSYDKSGMESAVKKILKAENHNERLKIPGIDPKRADIITAGAIILEQIFEELKFKKLTVSSYALREGIIFDTISNFAGDDLTSHLSNVRYKSVIGLGEKMKFDGKHAEQTRSIAVKIFDFLGEKYSMTENDEECLEAACLLHDVGYYISHSQHHKHSYYLIRNSELLGFNENEIELIANVARYHRKSHPKMKHENFNKLDVEMQEKIRKLAGILRIADTLDRSHKSLVNNLGIKIEDKTLVITIGTKNNTEPTLEMWGVNLRKDLFEQSFGLELKIVFQPV from the coding sequence TTGGAAACACTCGGCGCTATAGATATAGGCACAAACTCATTTCACTTAGTTGTTGCACAGATACACAGCAACAAAAGTTTTACAGTGCTTACAAAAGATAAAGAAGTTGTGCGGCTTGGAAATGCATCTAATGATATGAAGTACATCACTGAAGAAGCAATGCAGAGAGGTATTTCCGTTCTGAAAAGATTCAAGCTCGTTTGTCAGTCATTCGAAGTTGAAAAAATCCGTGCAGTTGCAACCAGCGCAACAAGAGAAGCTATAAATAAAGACGAATTCATAAGAAGAGTAAAGCATGATACAGGAATTGAAATAGAAGTTATATCAGGAAACGAAGAAGCGCGCTTAATTTATCTTGGAGCACTACAGGCATTACCAATTTACAATGAAAAAGTTTTAGTAATCGATATCGGCGGCGGAAGTACTGAATTTCTTATTGGTAAAAGAGGAAATATAAAATATGCTAACAGCATAAAGCTCGGCGCAGTGAGAATGACTCAGAAGTTTTTTCCTGATGATAAAGTAAAGAAGAGTTCAATTGAAGAAGCAAGATTATTTGTAAAAGGAGTTATTACTCAGGTTGTCCGTGAGATAAAAAATGAAGAGTATGATTTAGTAGTTGGAACATCAGGTACAATTTCCAATATAGGATTTTTAATCCGCGCAGACAATAAATTTGAGTTCGAAGACAATATCAGTATGAATAAATATTCATACGATAAATCAGGGATGGAATCTGCCGTCAAGAAAATTTTAAAAGCGGAAAATCATAACGAGAGGCTGAAAATTCCCGGCATTGACCCCAAGCGTGCCGATATTATAACTGCGGGAGCAATTATCCTTGAGCAGATTTTTGAAGAACTGAAATTCAAAAAACTTACTGTTTCCAGTTACGCTCTTAGAGAAGGAATAATCTTCGATACCATTTCAAATTTTGCAGGAGATGATTTAACCAGCCACTTATCGAACGTTAGATACAAAAGCGTAATAGGTCTCGGTGAAAAAATGAAGTTCGACGGCAAACATGCTGAACAGACACGAAGCATTGCAGTTAAAATTTTTGATTTCCTTGGAGAGAAGTATTCAATGACTGAAAACGATGAAGAGTGCCTTGAAGCCGCATGTTTATTGCATGATGTAGGATATTACATTTCACACTCGCAGCATCACAAACATTCATATTACTTAATAAGAAATTCCGAGCTGCTCGGCTTCAATGAAAACGAAATTGAACTCATTGCAAACGTTGCCCGCTATCACAGGAAGTCACATCCAAAGATGAAGCATGAGAATTTCAATAAACTTGATGTGGAAATGCAGGAGAAGATTAGAAAGCTTGCAGGAATTTTACGAATTGCGGACACTCTGGATAGAAGCCACAAATCACTTGTGAATAACCTTGGAATTAAAATAGAAGACAAAACACTTGTAATCACAATCGGAACAAAAAATAATACTGAACCAACTCTTGAAATGTGGGGAGTGAATCTGCGAAAGGATTTATTCGAGCAGTCTTTCGGACTGGAACTCAAAATTGTGTTCCAGCCCGTTTAA
- a CDS encoding enoyl-CoA hydratase/isomerase family protein has translation MTEKFQSYLPKKSKLKTLIYTKKSYKATITINREKKLNCLDLQTIQELTACFKDAAWDDNIAVVVLTGTGKRAFSTGADLDEQQKYFLGNPNDYYKWMYEFIQLHEVMRNLGKPTIARLNGMVVGGGNELNMSCDLAIAADHIIIRQVGAARGSVAAAGATQFLPLLVGDRRAREILFLCEEIPALKALDWGLVNQVVPYDELDAAVDVMAEKLFNKLPECLRYAKQQLNYWRDVSWHTTIGHARDWLSIHNHSAEVKEGISAFNEKRKINYKKVRKTK, from the coding sequence ATGACCGAAAAATTTCAATCTTACTTACCAAAGAAGTCTAAATTAAAAACTTTAATTTACACAAAGAAGAGTTACAAAGCTACAATCACAATTAACCGCGAAAAGAAGCTGAATTGCTTAGATTTGCAGACAATTCAGGAACTCACTGCCTGCTTTAAAGATGCAGCATGGGATGATAACATCGCAGTCGTTGTCCTTACCGGAACAGGCAAGCGCGCTTTTTCAACAGGTGCTGACCTTGATGAGCAGCAAAAATATTTCTTAGGAAATCCGAATGACTACTATAAATGGATGTATGAATTCATACAGCTCCATGAAGTAATGCGTAACTTAGGAAAGCCAACCATTGCAAGACTTAACGGAATGGTAGTTGGCGGCGGGAACGAGCTTAACATGAGCTGCGACCTTGCAATAGCTGCTGACCACATTATTATAAGACAAGTCGGCGCTGCGCGCGGAAGCGTAGCTGCTGCAGGCGCTACTCAATTTTTACCGCTGCTTGTCGGAGACAGACGTGCCCGCGAGATCTTATTTTTATGTGAGGAAATCCCTGCATTAAAAGCGCTTGACTGGGGACTTGTAAATCAGGTTGTCCCTTATGACGAGCTTGATGCTGCAGTTGATGTAATGGCTGAAAAACTTTTCAATAAACTGCCTGAGTGTCTGCGTTATGCAAAGCAGCAGCTCAATTACTGGAGAGATGTTTCATGGCATACTACAATCGGTCACGCTAGGGACTGGCTCTCCATTCATAATCATTCTGCCGAAGTGAAGGAAGGTATTTCTGCTTTTAACGAGAAGAGAAAAATAAACTACAAAAAAGTTAGAAAGACAAAATAA
- a CDS encoding tetratricopeptide repeat protein: MENFDDLDYYDSNNKNDDEKKRISKLEEETLSNLDAENLEELVNLYFDKGNFDKALNYVNVLLDLYPYSTDSWHKKALILDGLGRYDEAIEYFDKALTLNPTDIDLYINKGIALDNSENHEKAILNFQKALSFNPENLDAMFNLGLTYEKTEKFTEACECFEKIIKLYPENIDAYYELGYCYDFLERLDESLVAYDAHLDKNPLNFNCWYNKGIVLNRMGRYMQAIENYEMCLAIKSNFAPAWYNCGNAYASVGRFYKAIEYYKISLQYKKDNAFALQNIGNSYEEIGEYEESIKYFSDAIKYDVKNYESFYGRGNCYFNLKEYEKAIEDLKSALVLCKDYSDIWYLKGDAEFALNRLEDAKKSYETVLNLDPDNYDAWFDYGCVLCDTKEYDDAVKALDESLKLNPSWADPHFEKAKIYFSIGDLEQGVFSLEHGFKLSPEERFEYDFNKDWKKILEFLTAR, translated from the coding sequence ATGGAAAATTTTGATGATCTCGACTACTACGACTCGAACAATAAAAACGACGACGAAAAAAAGAGAATATCCAAATTAGAAGAAGAAACACTAAGCAACTTAGACGCGGAAAATCTTGAAGAATTAGTAAACCTTTATTTCGATAAGGGCAACTTCGATAAAGCACTAAACTACGTAAACGTACTACTTGATTTATATCCATACTCTACAGATTCCTGGCATAAAAAAGCTCTTATTTTAGACGGATTAGGCAGATATGATGAAGCTATCGAATACTTCGATAAGGCTTTAACATTGAATCCCACCGATATTGACCTTTATATCAATAAAGGAATTGCATTGGATAATTCAGAAAATCACGAGAAGGCAATTCTGAATTTTCAGAAGGCGCTTTCATTCAATCCTGAAAATCTTGATGCAATGTTCAATCTTGGATTAACTTACGAGAAGACAGAAAAATTTACTGAAGCATGTGAGTGCTTCGAAAAAATTATAAAGCTTTATCCTGAAAACATCGATGCTTATTATGAGCTCGGCTACTGCTATGATTTTCTTGAGAGATTAGACGAGTCTCTTGTTGCATACGATGCGCACTTGGATAAAAATCCGCTGAACTTCAACTGCTGGTATAATAAAGGCATCGTTCTTAACAGAATGGGACGTTATATGCAGGCAATTGAAAATTATGAGATGTGCTTAGCCATTAAGAGCAACTTTGCTCCTGCATGGTATAACTGCGGAAACGCATATGCATCCGTGGGAAGATTTTATAAGGCAATTGAGTATTATAAAATTTCGCTTCAGTATAAAAAAGATAATGCATTCGCATTGCAGAATATCGGCAACTCATATGAGGAAATCGGAGAGTATGAAGAATCGATAAAGTATTTTTCAGATGCAATTAAATATGATGTAAAAAATTACGAGTCGTTCTACGGCCGCGGCAACTGTTACTTTAATCTGAAGGAATATGAAAAGGCAATTGAAGATTTGAAATCTGCTCTTGTGCTTTGTAAAGATTATTCGGACATCTGGTACTTAAAGGGCGATGCTGAATTTGCATTGAACAGACTTGAAGATGCGAAGAAGAGCTATGAAACAGTTTTAAATCTTGACCCTGATAACTACGATGCATGGTTTGATTACGGATGCGTTCTTTGCGATACAAAAGAATATGATGATGCAGTTAAGGCGCTTGATGAAAGCTTAAAATTAAATCCTTCATGGGCAGACCCGCATTTTGAAAAGGCAAAGATATATTTTTCAATCGGAGATCTTGAGCAGGGAGTATTTTCTTTAGAGCATGGATTTAAATTAAGTCCCGAAGAAAGATTTGAATACGACTTCAATAAAGACTGGAAAAAAATTCTTGAGTTTTTAACTGCAAGATAA
- a CDS encoding ATP-binding cassette domain-containing protein: MIEFQNVSYSYPNKQVFDNIELKINAGEFVFLVGESGIGKSTLLKLIYLELFPTRGNMVIDNYNSSRIEKKEIPFLRRKLGVVFQDFKILHDRNVFENAAIPLYIEGLKKEYIKKKVYDVLSKVGLIDKVNDMPYDLSGGEQQRLAIARAIINDPIALIADEPTGNLDPFVSVEILKLINEINLFGTAVILSTHNFEIVRKMKDKRIIQIKEKKLFEVRLKS, encoded by the coding sequence ATGATAGAATTCCAGAACGTATCATATTCATATCCCAATAAGCAGGTCTTCGATAACATCGAACTAAAAATTAACGCAGGTGAATTTGTATTTCTTGTGGGCGAGAGCGGTATCGGTAAGAGTACTTTGCTCAAGTTAATTTATCTTGAGCTCTTCCCAACTAGAGGGAATATGGTGATTGATAATTATAATTCGTCACGAATTGAGAAGAAGGAGATTCCATTTTTAAGAAGAAAGCTGGGAGTAGTATTTCAGGATTTTAAGATCCTGCACGACAGGAACGTTTTTGAAAACGCTGCAATACCTTTATATATAGAGGGACTGAAGAAGGAGTATATTAAGAAGAAAGTTTACGATGTTCTTTCAAAGGTTGGACTTATAGACAAAGTTAACGATATGCCATACGATTTATCAGGCGGAGAGCAGCAAAGACTAGCCATAGCCCGCGCAATTATAAATGACCCGATTGCATTAATAGCCGATGAACCGACAGGTAACCTTGACCCGTTTGTATCAGTTGAGATTTTGAAACTTATAAATGAAATTAATTTATTCGGAACGGCAGTAATACTTTCAACGCATAACTTTGAAATCGTAAGGAAGATGAAGGATAAGAGAATTATTCAGATAAAAGAAAAGAAGTTGTTTGAGGTGAGGTTGAAGTCTTGA
- the pdxA gene encoding 4-hydroxythreonine-4-phosphate dehydrogenase PdxA yields the protein MKLVSVIKSNLEEHRANEPLIILTMGDANGIGPEIILKIYNETSLFTSYNLKVAGSKKILDYYAQIFNLNEIPSDLFCEIPIKEKFEVKIGEINKSSGKYSGDCVAAAAKLCLEKKVEAMVTLPISKEAFNLGGYAFNGHTEMLTSLSNSFASAMLLYSKKITVSLATIHIPLEKVAGKIGREMLIEKIILINNSLIKDFRKIEPKIAVLGLNPHAGDGGMIGKEDDEIIIPAIKELRDFGFNIQGPFPSDGFFATGKYKQYDLTFAMYHDQGLIPFKMIAFEKGVNFTAGLDFIRTSPDHGTAFDIAGRGVANTTSTIKAIKLARKIAKNRNSFVVS from the coding sequence ATGAAATTAGTAAGCGTAATAAAATCCAATTTAGAAGAGCACAGGGCAAACGAACCGTTAATAATATTAACCATGGGCGATGCTAACGGCATTGGTCCTGAAATCATTCTGAAGATATATAACGAGACAAGTTTGTTTACGAGTTACAATCTTAAAGTTGCAGGCTCAAAAAAAATTCTGGATTATTATGCGCAGATATTTAATCTTAATGAAATCCCGTCCGATTTATTTTGTGAAATTCCCATTAAAGAAAAGTTTGAAGTAAAGATTGGTGAGATAAACAAATCATCAGGAAAATATTCAGGTGACTGTGTCGCTGCAGCTGCAAAGCTCTGCCTTGAAAAGAAAGTCGAAGCAATGGTTACTTTGCCGATATCAAAAGAAGCGTTTAACTTAGGAGGATATGCGTTCAACGGGCACACTGAGATGCTGACTTCGTTATCGAATTCGTTCGCATCTGCAATGCTGCTGTATTCGAAGAAAATAACTGTCTCTCTGGCTACGATTCATATTCCATTAGAGAAAGTTGCAGGCAAGATAGGAAGAGAAATGCTGATTGAAAAAATTATTCTTATCAATAATTCTCTTATAAAAGATTTCAGGAAGATAGAGCCGAAGATAGCTGTGCTTGGATTAAATCCGCATGCAGGCGATGGCGGAATGATAGGAAAAGAAGATGATGAAATTATTATCCCTGCAATAAAAGAGTTAAGAGATTTCGGTTTTAACATACAGGGACCTTTCCCATCGGACGGATTTTTTGCAACAGGAAAATATAAACAATACGATTTAACTTTTGCTATGTACCACGACCAGGGGTTAATTCCGTTCAAGATGATTGCATTCGAGAAAGGTGTTAACTTCACTGCAGGATTAGATTTTATCAGAACGTCTCCTGACCACGGTACTGCATTCGATATTGCAGGCAGGGGAGTTGCAAATACAACAAGCACGATTAAGGCAATAAAGCTTGCAAGGAAAATCGCAAAGAACCGCAATTCATTTGTAGTCTCATGA
- the rsfS gene encoding ribosome silencing factor has protein sequence MKSTALAKKISQLILDKKGEDVKILDIRNLTNISDYFVIASASSDTQVKAIADHISKETKKIDEKPWHNEGMSNMNWVLLDFVDVVVHIFLTESRKFYNLEGLWADAEVTEVKDEPKPVRKTSKKADADVTEVDETTSDKPVKAKRKSKKSEVADEEVNEDAE, from the coding sequence ATGAAATCTACCGCACTTGCAAAAAAAATCTCGCAGCTTATACTTGATAAAAAAGGTGAGGATGTAAAGATACTTGATATAAGAAATTTAACAAACATTTCGGATTACTTCGTTATTGCTTCCGCTTCATCGGATACACAGGTGAAGGCGATTGCCGACCATATTTCAAAAGAAACAAAAAAAATTGATGAGAAGCCCTGGCATAACGAGGGAATGAGTAATATGAACTGGGTGCTTTTAGACTTCGTAGATGTTGTTGTTCATATATTTTTAACCGAGTCAAGAAAGTTTTATAATCTTGAAGGTCTCTGGGCAGATGCCGAAGTGACCGAAGTTAAAGACGAACCAAAGCCTGTAAGGAAGACAAGTAAAAAAGCTGATGCTGATGTGACTGAAGTCGATGAGACGACAAGTGATAAGCCCGTGAAAGCAAAAAGAAAATCAAAAAAGAGTGAAGTAGCTGACGAAGAAGTAAATGAAGATGCAGAATAA
- a CDS encoding LytR C-terminal domain-containing protein has product MKKNFLNYILNAVIIILIAVVGYLTFSLVTNSLKSKDKSSVQITDTNKVTNQPNLTAQLDVQNGTNEQGVASKFTEYLRKKGFDVVDMGNSKYKDIEKTTIIDRKGDKKIALAVASALGVSENSITQQINKSLYLDATVVIGKDFKNLKPFLEKEKK; this is encoded by the coding sequence ATGAAGAAAAATTTTCTTAACTACATTCTTAATGCAGTAATAATTATTCTTATTGCAGTCGTCGGATATTTGACCTTCTCGCTCGTCACAAACTCGCTCAAGTCCAAAGATAAATCCAGCGTACAGATAACAGATACAAATAAAGTTACGAATCAACCCAACCTTACTGCGCAGCTTGATGTGCAGAACGGAACGAATGAGCAGGGCGTTGCATCTAAGTTTACTGAGTACCTCAGAAAAAAAGGATTTGATGTTGTTGATATGGGTAACAGCAAATACAAAGATATTGAAAAGACGACTATCATTGACAGGAAAGGCGATAAGAAAATTGCGCTTGCAGTTGCTTCGGCGCTGGGAGTGAGTGAGAACAGTATTACACAGCAAATAAATAAAAGTCTTTACCTTGATGCAACAGTTGTGATAGGAAAAGATTTTAAGAATTTAAAACCATTTTTAGAAAAAGAAAAAAAATAA